The DNA sequence AATAAATTCACCTTTAACTATATCATTGAGCTTCAGAGTCATTGAGTAAGTATCTTTGATTATATTAACTGAAGTGCAGATTTCTGTCGTATATGGGTTGATTAGTTCTTGGCGAAGAACAGAGAGTGCCCTGTCTTCACGAACATTATTGGGGTCATATTTGTGTTGACGGTAAATAACTCTAATCAAGACAACTTGATTTTCCGGATCAACAAAATAACCTTTCTCTTTAAGAAAGGTCAGAGTATCTTTTTTGGTCGTCTCAACTTTAACCAAGGCAATCTTTTCTACTCGGGGATAAAATTTATTTTTAGGGTCGGCATACAGGGTGGTGATAGTTCTATCGGATTGCCCTAGGACTCGAATGAGAAAAGTTTCTCCTAATTTAAATAATCTTCGTGCAAATAGGGCAGCGGACGTTCTTCTCTCCGAGACTATAGGGAACCCATATAACTCCATCAAAAATTGATAAACAAAATTTCTGTTTAGCTCGTATGTTACGTTGTCATTCGCTTTGAATTTTTTAATTCTTAATCCAAATCTTTTTAGTTCCGTATCTAAATCGGAGGGGAAAGAAGCATAGATGCCAGCAAGATAAAAGTCGTTATTGGCATCCAGAGCCATGACATGGCCTCGGTCCATTTGCAAAATATATTTAAAAAGTAGTCCATAATTTTTTAAATCGGCTATATCTTTTTGGGAAAAATCAGATTTAAATTGTTCGTGTAAATTTTTGGGTAATTTATTTAGAAAAGAGTTTAGGTTGTTGTAATGGATTGTTTCTGGTAAAGGGCAAGCGTCTTTATGATCAATAATATTTTTTTCATAAGGTGTATGTATGATATCGAATTGAAAGATTTCGTTAAAGTAATCTATTGCTCTGGAAAAGGCTACGAGGCTAAAACCAGGTAGATATTCGAATTCATATAAGTCAGTTTCAAATGAGGGTAAGAGATCTCTGGGGTCAACCAAAGGATAGTCTTTAGTTTCTATATATGGTTTTAAGAGACAGGATTTAATATGGACGATATCAAGATATTTTTTTAAAGCTAAAATATTATCAACTTTAAATCTGGGAAGAGGAGTTGCGGGATCTGACCAGTGAATATCATTCACATTGAGAAAAAAATCTTCCCATTTTGGGTTCATTTATTGCCCTTTAATTTGTCAGTTTATTGAAAAATGGTAAAAATATATTTTTAAAAAAAGAAATACACAAATCCCTAATAAATAAACAATTAAAACTAACACTATTCTTAAAAAATATCAACAGTTGTGAATAGAGAGAAGGTGTTGACACGCGAGGGCTCTATTCTTTAGAAAGAAATAGAATTAAGTGGCGAAATGAAAAGTTAAAAAAAGGGGAAGTGTGTTATGCAAAAAATTGATAAATGTCCGCGGGCGAAGATCAATGCTGAATACTGCACCTGTACTTACCCCGGTTGCTCCAAACATGGTTTGTGTTGTGAGTGTCTGCATTATCACCGTCAGCGCGGGGAGCTTCCGGCTTGTTTCTTTACTGAGGAAGAGGAGAAAACATATAATCGAAGCTTGGAGTTTTATTTCCAACGCCATTTTAAATAACTTTATATGAAAAATCATAGCCTGGACAGCATATTAGGCATTATATGCAGTGTTTTTGATGCCTATTCGGCTGTTCTTTTTTTGAAAAGTTCAGGCTCTCGTTATGCCGTGGCATCTTATTTCAGTCTAGGCGATAATATTAGTCTGCACACGAGGATTAAACCGGGCACAGGCTTGGTGGGGTGGATAATTCGTAATAATAAACCGCTTTTGATTAATAAGTTTGACAGGAATGCAGGTTGTTTAGGTTATTACGATACTAAAGGAGAGTCAAAAATTAAGGCCTTTATGGGGTGTCCTTTATCCAGAGGATTGGGCGCCCTATGCCTGGACAGTAAAAAGACTTACTCTTTTAGTGAGAAGGATCAAAAGATTTTACATCAATTTGCCAAGTTGATAGAGTCTATAATAGTCGATTTCAGTCGGTTAGACTTAAATGTAAGAAAACAAAATTATTATCATTTTTTAAGTGTAGTTTATGAACTCAGAGAAAAATATCCCCGTTGGAGATGTTTTTTGGAAAAGTTGCTTAATGTCTTGTCCGAGGCCAGTGGGTTTGAATATGCTTTTTTAGTTGTGCGGGATGAGCTCGGAAAGGGTTTTTTCCTGGAGGGTTGGAATAAAAAGATAGGGGATTTAAGTCCGGAGCGAAAGTTTAGTATTGATACTGGGCTTCTGGGCTGGGTCTTTAAAAATGGTTCGGCTATATTTTCCGGTGAGCAAACTGCTCCGAAAGGTCTTTCATTATTGGGTAAAGATCTAAATACCAGTCAGTTTAAATCAATTATCTGTTTACCTCTAATTGTTCATAAAAAGACTAGGGGGGTGCTAGTGTTGGCTGACTTGCACCTTATTGCCATTAGTGAAGAGCTGAAGATTTTTGTTCAAATGGTTGCTGAATACCTGGCCTTGTTTTTAGAAAATTTGTATTTGAAAAATAGGTTAAGACAGATGGGTTAATTGTTAGAGTGGTTTAATGGTTGAGTAGGGAAGTAGAGCGATTGATATCAATAGCAACTCAAGGTGAGATATTTTATGTTTTTTAAAAAATTTTTTGGTTTTTTTGGCAAAAGCCTGGCCATGGATCTGGGAACGGCCAACACTCTACTATATACTCCAAAGGACGGAATCGTGCTCAATGAACCATCTGTAGTGGCTATAGACAGCCGTGATGAAAAAATTTTGGCTGTTGGTAAAGAGGCCAAAGAATTTTTAGGGAGGACTCCGCAGCGTATTACTGCTATAAGACCTTTAAAAGATGGTGTCATCGCTGATTTTGAGGTGACAAAATCTATGATCACCTACTTTATGCGCAAGGTCATCAGCGGCCTGAATCTTGTTAAGCCAAAAGCTGTAATTTGTGTGCCTACGGGGATAACTCAGGTTGAAAAAAGAGCAGTGATAGAGTCCGGCCTGCAGTCAGGGGCCAGAGAAGTAAAGCTAGTGGAAGAGCCAATGGCCGCGGCTATTGGGGCTGGGCTTCCTATTGACCAACCTGTTGGGAATATGGTCGTTGATATTGGCGGAGGAACTACCGAAGTCGCGGTTATTTCACTTTCTGCTGTGGCTTATGCAGAGTCAGTTCGTGTGGCGGGCGATGAAATGAATGAGGCCATCCAGCGTTACATACAAGATCAATTTCAGCTCCTGATTGGGGAAAACATGGCTGAAGCCGTAAAGATTAAAATTGGTTCAGCCTATCCCCTGCAAGAGTCTTTAACTTATAGAGTTTCCGGGAAGAATCTGGTTAATGGTAATCCAAAGTCCATAGAAGTTACAGACGGGCATATCCGCGAGGCGATTCAGGAACCAGTGAACACTATCGTTTTGGCTGTGCGCAGGGCACTTGAAAAAACACCGCCGGAATTGGTGTCAGATGTGGCTACTAATGGTTTGCTTTTGGCCGGGGGCGGGGCCTTGTTAAAAGGACTGGATAGACTGATTGCTAAAGAAATGCAGATAAAAGTAAGGATTGATGAAGACCCCCTGACCACAGTTGTCAGAGGCACAGGCATAGCCCTGGTGAATGAGAAAAAATATGCTCAAGTGTATATTAATTAAGGGTTAGAGGCGAAAAGGCTAACAAGTTAATTTTTTCTATTTTTTTACCTTACCCCTGTGATAGTTTGATGAGTCATGTTTTATCTGGGGAATATCAATCCTTTTTGCCAAAAATAGACAACTCCCGGGGTTAAAAGTTCAGGGAACTCTTTGACCATTGTTGAAAGTTCCTCAGCGTCAACAAATTGTCCGTACTCAACCTCGCTAGGGTCTGGGCAGGGAGTGTCTAAAATTTTTCCCGCGGAAAACAAGTAGACAAATTCGTTGTGTGTCTCTTTTGTCCCCTTTAGGGTGTGTATAAGTTTTAGTTGTCGTGGTACTATCCCCACTTCCTCTTTGAGCTCTCTAAGGGCTGCATCTTCAGCTGCTTCTCCTGCCTTTACGTGACCGGTGGCAGAGAGATCCCACCGGCCTGGATAGAGATTTTTGTTACGATGTCTTTTTTGTAAAAAGACTTTGCCTTCCTGATTATAGACCAGAACCAGCACAGAGCGATGAAAAAGTCCCTGGCGGTGGACTTCATTTCGGGACAGAACAGCTATGGGGTTGTTGTTTTCGTCCACAACCTCTATTCGTTCCTGTCCCGGGATAAATTCGTTTTTATTTTGAGAAGCAGAAAACATAGAAGATACATCCTTTGTTTACACACTTTTAAGTAAAAATATTGCCTAATGCGGGATGACTAAAATTTCAAGAGAGGGTTTATTCTTGCCAGCTAGGACTCATCCCCCTTTTTACTGCTGGCATAACTCCATGATTATAAATACGTTGTTAACCTTTACAGAATGACGTAATTCAAAAATTATTTGCAGGGGGTCGAGTGGAGGGAGTTTGATGCTAAGGAATTGAGATGAAGTAGTCTTTGAAACAACTTTAATAAACCTGTAAATTCAACAACTTGATTGTTCGAATGGAAGAAAAAATTTTAAAATTGACTGCAAAAGATCTTGCCGAATTGGTGGCTCTTGAACGTCTTTGTTTTGCTACGCCTTGGACGGAAAAACAGTTCAGGCTTTGTTTAGCCCAGGACCACTTATATGTTTTAGGACTTAAATCCGGCGGTCGTTTGTTGGCCTATATTTCTTTTTTTTTAGTTGGTGAAGAGATGGAGATTTTAAATTTGGCTGTCCACCCTAAAAAAAGAAGGCAGGGTCTAGGGACAAAACTCCTTTGTACGGCCTTAAATTTTTTTCGTCGAAAAAATGGCAAAAAAGTATTTCTTGAGGTCAGACCATCAAATGTGGCTGCTTTAAATCTTTATAAACGTGCGGGCTTTATACAGGCAGGTCTAAGAAAAAATTACTATCCTGATAATGGAGAAGATGCCTTGGTAATGGTTCTGAAAATCACAAATAGAAGCATTTAAAGGTAAATTTATCCTTTAATATTATAGTGTGTTAATGCGCACGATTAAAGTCGTGAACTGGTACTATCCGTACAAATCTTCGCTTTGCATATTATTATATCTTTTTTCTAGACGAAAAGATTACTTCATTTAAGGTTTTGCTTATTTCTTCGAGTTTGTAGGGTTTTACTAATAATCCTTTAAAACCGTATTTCCTAAAGTTTGCCATTACCGGATCATTTGCATATCCACTGGAAGCAATAGCTTTTGCTTCAGGATCGAATTCCAGTAGCTTTTCAACCGCTTCTTTTCCTCCCATTCCTCCAGGTATGGTCAGGTCCATAATAACTGCGTCAAAAGGACGACCTTTATGCTTGGCTGCCTTATACAACTCAAGCATCTGCTTCCCATCACATGCAGATACAGCATCATATCCTAAATAAGTTAGGATCTCCATGGAAACATCCCTGATGATATCTTCATCATCCATGACCAGCACCTTGGGTTTAGCTTTGCTATGATTTCTGATTTTCACCCCGGGCTGAGAAGAGAGCTTTACATCAGACGCGGGAAGAAAAATTGTGAATGTTGTTCCAATACCCTGCTCCGATTCCACTTCAATATGGCCACCATGTTTCTGTATGATTGAATGTGATATGGCAAGGCCAAGACCACTTCCTTTTTCCTTCGTAGTAAAATAAGGATCAAAGATTCTGGGAAGGTATTTTTGGGAGATACCAATTCCGTTATCTTTAACCATTATCTTGATATATTTCCCTTCAGGTAAGGGCAGGGCTGTTTTGGTATCCTTTATAAAATTTTCACATCTTATGGTTATAAGGCCACCATCCGGCATGGCATGATTGGCATTGATCACAAGGTTTTGGATTACCTGGCTTATCTGGCTCTTATCAACCTCAACAGGCCAAAGATTATCTGGTATCTCAAACCTGCAGCTTACATTACTCCCGGAGAGTATAAACCTGGCCGAATCCTGTATCAAATCCGAGATAGAAGCACTCTCCTTGATGGGCTCGCCCCCCTTTGAAAAGGTAAGCAATTGCTGTGTCAAAGCCCTTGCCTGGGTGCATCCATTTTCAGCCGCAGATAACAGGTTGTATGCTTTATGTTCCGGGCTGATATACATCCTTGATAGGCCGATATTTCCGAGTATCGCCGTTAAAATATTATTAAAGTCGTGGGCAATGCCGCCGGCCAAGACACCCAGGGACTCTAGTCTACGGATTTTTTCTGTTTCTTCTTTTATCTTATTTTGTTCAGTAATATCACGGGCAACGTAGATTAGTCCGAGAAAATTACCTTCTCCATCACAATAAGGGGACACAATTATATGGAAAAGAGCCTTGCGTCCGTCAGGATATGAAAGCCATTCCTCAAAATTTACTGGTACACCAGTATCTAAAACTTGTTGATCCTTTTCCTTAAACAGATTGATTATTTTTTTATTATTGGGAAATAGGTCTGGATCAGAAACACCAATAATTTTACTTTCGTCGCATCCAGTAAACTTGATAAAAGCATCATTACACAAGACATACTTGAGGTCTCTAGATTTTGCAAAAATAAGGTCAGGGATGGAATTAATTAATTTTTTTATGAGAGCATGTGCATTTTTCAAATCGGCGGTGCGTTTGTTAACGAGTTTTTCGATTTTGGTTGTCCGTCGACGGTTTTCAAGCATATAGCTTATGAACCATAAGAAGAGAGTACTCCCTACAAGGGTAACGGCCGCGGAGACTGAAAGAGATACTAGTCTGGCTGCTGCCCGACCCTGTGCCATTATGTCACGGGGAAGTTCTGCTTTAATCAGAAGGGCCGGATGTCCTCTTAGATCCGGTAACATGCCATAAGCCAATAAAAGGTCCTCTTTTTGGGCCTGAGATACAAAATTTCTCTGAGCCAGACGTGCTAGTATGGCTTGCTCTTCTTGGCTGAGATTTTCTTTGGTGCAGTCTTTAACAGAAAAATTAATCGAGGTTTGTTTCCTCAGAGAATCAAGTAAATTTTCATTTAAAAACTTCCCCATAATAAGGAACCCATTGGTTGGCCCCTCTCCTGAACTTTTAACAATAGGCCTGGAGCCAATCAGCATTGGTCCTTTGGAGGTAAGGACAATTCCTTCAAGACCGTTTTTTGATTTGCCAGATTTTAAATAATTTTTATCAAGAAAGGTCTCGGGGAACTCCCTCAGAGTTATAAGACCTTGATCTGGCACGTATATTTTGCCCCATACAACCTCGCCGTTGAGCTTGCAGATATATATGAGGTTAATTCCTGTACTCTCATAAAGACCTTGCTCCTCCAGGTTTGATTTTATGTAAGCTTCATTGCGATCTTGCACAAAGTGATAAGTATCATCCCATTGTGCCCAATCGGATGCCACCTGGGCAACATGATGAATTTCCCGTCGGATTGCGTCTGTAACGCGAGAGATATCTTTTTTGGCTTGATTTAGTTCCAGAGATGAAAATTTTGGCAGTATGACAAAATGCTGCAGGGCATAGTTTCCCAGACCGTAAAATATAATAAGAGGTATTAGGTACAGGATATATTTTCTTATCTTACTCATTGGCGAATCTCATTATTTTTTTAAGATGTTTTATTTATACCGTGTTTCAAATTTGATTATTCTCAGTGCTATTCTTATGAAGGCCAAATATGGCTTTGAAGACAAATCAATGGTTTGTTGCCAGGATTATGGTGTTTGCTTACTAGCTAGTCTGCAATAGCACGCGTCTAAGACAAAGTGCGCCGGGCTATTTGTGAGGATAACAGCTAGTAATGACATAGAAATTTTATCTCGAATTTTATATTTTTACAACTCGAATTAGTCGATGATATTGTCTAACACTTTGGATTTGTTGCATTTTACAAAATTGTATTTCGTACAAGCGGAGCCAGTTCGTTTCAAAAATGCTCTGAGCAAAGTAATATTAATCTTCGTCCAAAAGGATACACGGTGTGCCTTAAGCTTCGAGCGTGCGCTCTGGATCTTTGAGGACCAGCAGGTGGATGGTCTTTTAACCCATCGCATGGGTGATATTAGCCAGACTTCAGAGAGAGTTCATGCTGTCCTGGATTGGGCGCTATCATGAGTAAAAAAGATTAAAGGATGAAGGCGATTATGGGATGGGGGGAGATTGAAGTTGGTGGCTGTCTAGTCCAAAAATTGGGCCAGGGGGCAGTCGGAACAAAGAGATTTTTTCTTCAGGCACCACTTTTTGGCTGTGCGTACTATCAGGGCATGAAATTCATTATAAAGTTGTACGTCCGGGGGTAGGACATCCATAAAAAACGAACGCAATTCTTCATAAGTTACATCTTCCACCACTAGGCCGTGACGGTTGAACATTCTTCTGGTGTAGGCGTCAACCACAAAAGAGGGTTTCTCCAGGGCATATAGGAGGATGCTGTCTGCTGTTTCTGGGCCAATTCCATTGATTTGCAATAATTTTGGCCTCAGTTCCTGCATGTCCTGTTTTTTGAGCATGTCAAAGTTTAAATCACATTCATAATATAAGAAGCTGAGAAAATTTTTTAGTCTTTTAGTCTTGATCCGGAAGTAGCCAGCCGGACGGATTAGTTGGGCCAGTTTTTGGTCGGATAGAGTATAGAGTTTGTGTGGGGTGAGTAAATTTTCCTGTTTTAGATTAAAAATAGCCTTTTCTACATTTTGCCAATTAGTATTTTGTGTTAAAATTGTGCCCACAGCCACTTCAAAGGGGGTTTCTCCCGGCCACCAATGGCTTGGCCCAAGCGAGCTAGACAAGGCGCTGAAGATATTTAAAAGAAGAGTCTGGCGGTCCATTTATCCTGCTTGTCTCGTTTTAAAGATAGTAAGATAAGAAGTTGAGAAGTTTAGAAGCCAGGAAAAGGAGGATGTGGCTTCGCAATTATTTTTTTCAGTCCTCCTAATCAATATGCCAAAAGTATCTTGGTGCTCGATAGGTTGTCTCAACTTCTTATCTTCCCAACTACTTAACCTCTTTTTTTACCTGGCTCCAGACCAGGCATGACCATTCATTTTTGTGTTTTATCTGTGGGTCACCCAGACCCTGTCGTTTATAGGCGTTTGCTACTTCCCGTTCTTGTTCAATCAAAATCCCTGATAAAATAAGTACACCATTTTTCTGTAAATGACATACTATTTGCGGAGCCAGATTAATGAGTGGTTTGGCCAGGATATTGGCTAGAATGAGATCAAATTTTTTTTCCTTGTTTACCCGGTCGATACTACCCAAATTAGGGGTAAACTTATGTTGAGTGTTGTTGGCCAGGATATTTTCCTGGGCATTGTCTATGGCTACCGGGTCGATATCGAGGCCTATACCGCTTAGGCCCAATTTGGCACAGGCTATACCAAGGATTCCTGAGCCAGTCCCCAGGTCAAGAAAATTCTGACCAGGCTGAATAATGTTTCGGTCAAAAAGGGAAATAATGGCTTCCAGGCAAAGGGTTGTTGTAGCATGATGGCCAGTCCCAAAAGCCATTTTGGGTTCAATAAAAATTGGAATGAGATCCGGGTGCTTATTTTTTTCCCAAGAAGGCAGAACAATAAATCTGTCCAGGATGTTTATGGGAGTGAAAAATTGTTTCCAGTTTTCAGTCCAGTCCTGGTCCTGTCTTTTCTTTAAGGTTAACTTTAGAGGTGTGAATTTACTTTTGATCAGAGCGGCAAATTCATTGGCCAGGAC is a window from the Desulfovulcanus ferrireducens genome containing:
- a CDS encoding DUF6485 family protein; this translates as MQKIDKCPRAKINAEYCTCTYPGCSKHGLCCECLHYHRQRGELPACFFTEEEEKTYNRSLEFYFQRHFK
- a CDS encoding GAF domain-containing protein yields the protein MKNHSLDSILGIICSVFDAYSAVLFLKSSGSRYAVASYFSLGDNISLHTRIKPGTGLVGWIIRNNKPLLINKFDRNAGCLGYYDTKGESKIKAFMGCPLSRGLGALCLDSKKTYSFSEKDQKILHQFAKLIESIIVDFSRLDLNVRKQNYYHFLSVVYELREKYPRWRCFLEKLLNVLSEASGFEYAFLVVRDELGKGFFLEGWNKKIGDLSPERKFSIDTGLLGWVFKNGSAIFSGEQTAPKGLSLLGKDLNTSQFKSIICLPLIVHKKTRGVLVLADLHLIAISEELKIFVQMVAEYLALFLENLYLKNRLRQMG
- a CDS encoding rod shape-determining protein, whose product is MFFKKFFGFFGKSLAMDLGTANTLLYTPKDGIVLNEPSVVAIDSRDEKILAVGKEAKEFLGRTPQRITAIRPLKDGVIADFEVTKSMITYFMRKVISGLNLVKPKAVICVPTGITQVEKRAVIESGLQSGAREVKLVEEPMAAAIGAGLPIDQPVGNMVVDIGGGTTEVAVISLSAVAYAESVRVAGDEMNEAIQRYIQDQFQLLIGENMAEAVKIKIGSAYPLQESLTYRVSGKNLVNGNPKSIEVTDGHIREAIQEPVNTIVLAVRRALEKTPPELVSDVATNGLLLAGGGALLKGLDRLIAKEMQIKVRIDEDPLTTVVRGTGIALVNEKKYAQVYIN
- a CDS encoding NUDIX hydrolase translates to MFSASQNKNEFIPGQERIEVVDENNNPIAVLSRNEVHRQGLFHRSVLVLVYNQEGKVFLQKRHRNKNLYPGRWDLSATGHVKAGEAAEDAALRELKEEVGIVPRQLKLIHTLKGTKETHNEFVYLFSAGKILDTPCPDPSEVEYGQFVDAEELSTMVKEFPELLTPGVVYFWQKGLIFPR
- the rimI gene encoding ribosomal protein S18-alanine N-acetyltransferase, whose translation is MEEKILKLTAKDLAELVALERLCFATPWTEKQFRLCLAQDHLYVLGLKSGGRLLAYISFFLVGEEMEILNLAVHPKKRRQGLGTKLLCTALNFFRRKNGKKVFLEVRPSNVAALNLYKRAGFIQAGLRKNYYPDNGEDALVMVLKITNRSI
- a CDS encoding CHASE4 domain-containing protein; the protein is MSKIRKYILYLIPLIIFYGLGNYALQHFVILPKFSSLELNQAKKDISRVTDAIRREIHHVAQVASDWAQWDDTYHFVQDRNEAYIKSNLEEQGLYESTGINLIYICKLNGEVVWGKIYVPDQGLITLREFPETFLDKNYLKSGKSKNGLEGIVLTSKGPMLIGSRPIVKSSGEGPTNGFLIMGKFLNENLLDSLRKQTSINFSVKDCTKENLSQEEQAILARLAQRNFVSQAQKEDLLLAYGMLPDLRGHPALLIKAELPRDIMAQGRAAARLVSLSVSAAVTLVGSTLFLWFISYMLENRRRTTKIEKLVNKRTADLKNAHALIKKLINSIPDLIFAKSRDLKYVLCNDAFIKFTGCDESKIIGVSDPDLFPNNKKIINLFKEKDQQVLDTGVPVNFEEWLSYPDGRKALFHIIVSPYCDGEGNFLGLIYVARDITEQNKIKEETEKIRRLESLGVLAGGIAHDFNNILTAILGNIGLSRMYISPEHKAYNLLSAAENGCTQARALTQQLLTFSKGGEPIKESASISDLIQDSARFILSGSNVSCRFEIPDNLWPVEVDKSQISQVIQNLVINANHAMPDGGLITIRCENFIKDTKTALPLPEGKYIKIMVKDNGIGISQKYLPRIFDPYFTTKEKGSGLGLAISHSIIQKHGGHIEVESEQGIGTTFTIFLPASDVKLSSQPGVKIRNHSKAKPKVLVMDDEDIIRDVSMEILTYLGYDAVSACDGKQMLELYKAAKHKGRPFDAVIMDLTIPGGMGGKEAVEKLLEFDPEAKAIASSGYANDPVMANFRKYGFKGLLVKPYKLEEISKTLNEVIFSSRKKI
- a CDS encoding endonuclease III domain-containing protein gives rise to the protein MDRQTLLLNIFSALSSSLGPSHWWPGETPFEVAVGTILTQNTNWQNVEKAIFNLKQENLLTPHKLYTLSDQKLAQLIRPAGYFRIKTKRLKNFLSFLYYECDLNFDMLKKQDMQELRPKLLQINGIGPETADSILLYALEKPSFVVDAYTRRMFNRHGLVVEDVTYEELRSFFMDVLPPDVQLYNEFHALIVRTAKKWCLKKKSLCSDCPLAQFLD
- the prmA gene encoding 50S ribosomal protein L11 methyltransferase, producing MDNKLLAVNINCPKTLAESVQGFLFEQVKWGWEETDLNEEINFTIYFTNTVLANEFAALIKSKFTPLKLTLKKRQDQDWTENWKQFFTPINILDRFIVLPSWEKNKHPDLIPIFIEPKMAFGTGHHATTTLCLEAIISLFDRNIIQPGQNFLDLGTGSGILGIACAKLGLSGIGLDIDPVAIDNAQENILANNTQHKFTPNLGSIDRVNKEKKFDLILANILAKPLINLAPQIVCHLQKNGVLILSGILIEQEREVANAYKRQGLGDPQIKHKNEWSCLVWSQVKKEVK